The following are encoded together in the Drosophila biarmipes strain raj3 chromosome 3L, RU_DBia_V1.1, whole genome shotgun sequence genome:
- the LOC108035601 gene encoding esterase-5B, producing MNCVRLIFVLSCLWLSSSASEPADPLVVELPPGKLRGRDNGFYYSYESIPYAESPTGELRFEAPEPYKQKWLDTFDASQKPVVCLQWDQFTQGDDKLAGEEDCLTVSVYKPKNGSRDSYPVVAHIHGGAFMFGAASQNGHENVMREGKVILVKISYRLGPLGFASTGDADLPGNYGLKDQRLALQWIKQNIASFGGEPENILVVGHSAGGASVHLQMLREDFSQLAKAAISFSGNALDPWVMQPEQGARGRAFELGRIVGCGLAADSESLKKCLKSKPASDIVTAVRNFLIFSYVPFAPFGPVVEPSDAPQAFLIQDPTEVIKSGKFGQVPWAVTYVTEDGGYNAALLLEDWNKSGRSVLEELNDRWFDWAPYLLFYRDAKKSIREMDDYSRKIRQEYVGNQRFTTENYWELQQLFTDVLFKNSTQDSLDLHRKHGKSPAYAFVYDNPADRGIAQVLTKRRDIPFGTVHGDDYFLIFENVVRDPQLRPDEKIISRNFINMLADFALSDSGTLKYDECVFEDNVGSENFNLLFIHKNGCENKQYKEFP from the exons ATGAACTGCGTGAGATTGATCTTCGTGCTGAGCTGTTTGTGGCTCAGCTCGTCCGCCAGTGAGCCGGCTGACCCCCTGGTGGTGGAGCTGCCCCCGGGCAAGCTGCGTGGTCGCGATAATGGATTTTACTACAGCTACGAGTCGATTCCCTATGCCGAATCGCCCACGGGAGAGCTGCGTTTCGAGGCGCCGGAGCCGTACAAGCAAAAGTGGCTGGACACCTTCGATGCCAGCCAGAAGCCAGTGGTGTGCCTGCAGTGGGATCAGTTCACCCAGGGCGACGACAAGCTGGCCGGCGAGGAGGACTGTCTGACCGTCAGCGTGTACAAGCCGAAGAACGGCAGCCGGGACAGCTATCCGGTGGTGGCGCACATTCACGGAGGCGCCTTCATGTTCGGCGCAGCATCGCAAAATGGACACGAGAACGTGATGCGAGAGGGCAAGGTTATACTGGTGAAGATAAGCTATCGCCTGGGGCCGCTGGGTTTCGCCAGCACCGGCGATGCGGATTTGCCGGGTAACTATGGTCTGAAGGATCAGCGCCTGGCTCTGCAGTGGATCAAGCAGAACATAGCCAGTTTTGGCGGAGAGCCGGAGAACATCCTGGTCGTGGGACACTCCGCCGGTGGAGCTTCGGTTCATCTGCAGATGCTTCGTGAAGATTTCTCCCAGTTGGCCAAGGCGGCGATCTCGTTCAGCGGCAATGCCCTGGATCCTTGGGTCATGCAGCCGGAGCAGGGTGCCCGGGGACGAGCCTTCGAGCTGGGTCGCATTGTGGGCTGCGGGCTGGCTGCGGATTCGGAGAGCCTCAAGAAGTGCCTGAAATCCAAGCCTGCCAGTGATATAGTAACCGCTGTCCGCAATTTCCTTATATTTTCCTACGTGCCCTTTGCCCCATTTGGTCCTGTGGTGGAACCCTCGGATGCTCCGCAAGCCTTCCTCATCCAGGATCCCACTGAGGTGATAAAAAGCGGTAAGTTCGGACAAGTTCCCTGGGCAGTGACCTATGTCACAGAGGACGGTGGCTACAATGCGGCCTTGCTTTTGGAGGACTGGAACAAATCGGGAAGGAGCGTGCTTGAGGAGCTCAACGATCGTTGGTTCGACTGGGCGCCCTATCTACTGTTCTATCGGGACGCCAAGAAGAGCATACGGGAAATGGATGATTACTCGCGAAAAATAAGGCAGGAATATGTGGGCAACCAGAGATTCACGACCGAAAACTATTGGGAACTGCAGCAGCTATTCACGGATGTCCTTTTCAAGAACAGCACCCAGGACTCCTTGGACCTTCACCGTAAACATGGAAAGAGTCCCGCCTACGCGTTTGTCTATGACAATCCAGCAGATAGGGGAATCGCACAGGTTCTGACCAAGCGACGGGATATTCCCTTTG GTACTGTTCATGGGGACGACTACTTTTTGATCTTCGAAAACGTGGTACGAGATCCCCAACTACGTCCGGatgagaaaataatatctaGAAACTTTATTAACATGCTGGCGGACTTTGCTCTCAGTGACAGCGGCACTCTAAAATACGACGAATGCGTTTTCGAAGACAACGTGGGCAGTGAGAATTTTAACTTATTATTTATACACAAGAATGGTTGTGAGAATAAACAATATAAAGAGTTCCCCTAA
- the LOC108034440 gene encoding carbonic anhydrase 1-like, whose protein sequence is MSNNGYTVLVKMGFDKDTVPTVRGGPLADKTGSGYQFEQFHFYWGDNDTFSSKDMTKSQVYLFELHLVLRNLDYPDFASALEKDQGIAVLAFFFRIGFVPAKSYEDFTNLLAQIDQKGQAVNMTNPLPLGEYISKFLENYFTYAGTLTVPPCSVEVTWLYFPYNIEISEEQFNVFRQLTAHDDHLKNDFPLNQSSNEITLYKNREDRNGSHSVPLVNVANSAVKWVPHLKGVLISGPFLVPLLGTYVFSGF, encoded by the exons ATGTCGAACAATGGATACACGGTGCTGGTGAAGATGGGTTTCGACAAGGACACCGTGCCGACTGTTAGGGGAGGTCCATTGGCGGATAAGACCGGTTCGGGCTACCAGTTCGAGCAGTTCCACTTCTACTGGGGCGACAACGATACCTTTTCCAGCAAGGACATGACCAAGAGCCAAGTTTACCTCTTCGAGCTCCATTTGGTACTACGGAATTTAGACTATCCAGACTTTGCTAGTGCTCTGGAGAAGGATCAAGGCATCGCCGTGTTGGCCTTCTTCTTTCGA ATTGGCTTCGTACCTGCCAAGAGCTATGAGGACTTCACCAACTTGCTCGCCCAGATTGATCAGAAAGGCCAGGCCGTGAACATGACCAACCCACTGCCTCTGGGGGAATACATTTCGAAGTTCTTGGAAAACTACTTCACCTATGCTGGTACTCTGACAGTTCCACCTTGCAGTGTGGAGGTAACCTGGTTGTACTTCCCATATAACATCGAAATTTCGGAGGAGcag TTCAATGTTTTCCGCCAGCTGACAGCCCATGATGACCATCTGAAGAACGACTTTCCACTCAACCAGTCGTCAAACGAAATAACTTTGTACAAGAACAGAGAAGATCGTAATGGTTCTCATAGTGTGCCACTTGTAAATGTAGCAAACTCGGCTGTCAAATGGGTGCCTCACTTAAAGGGAGTCCTGATTTCTGGTCCTTTTCTCGTACCGCTGCTGGGGACCTACGTTTTCAGCGGTTTTTAA
- the LOC108034548 gene encoding inositol oxygenase, producing MRILAENHVHLLDPSELMRPEPTFADKNPSKFRDYSVDTTDPLKERVRQTYRQMHLNQTVDFVKGRRDRWLKFNTIKMTVREALEKLNDLVDESDPDLDLPNIIHAFQAAERARAEFPEHDWLHLTALIHDLGKIMAFYDEPQWAVVGDTFAVGCRWGESIVYRDESFEGNPDGENPAYNTELGIYQPNCGVDNLLMSWGHDEYMYSVLKHNKTKLPHVACNIIRFHSFYPWHNGGDYKHLEAPQDAETKKWVLIFNRYDLYTKSEVVPDIDALWPYYQTLIDKYLPGVLEF from the exons ATGAGAATCCTTGCGGAG AACCATGTCCACCTCCTGGATCCTTCGGAGCTGATGCGCCCAGAGCCCACGTTTGCAGACAAGAATCCCTCTAAATTCCGGGACTACAGTGTGGACACCACAGATCCCTTGAAGGAACGAGTGCGCCAGACCTACCGCCAGATGCACTTGAACCAAACTGTGGACTTTGTCAAAG gGCGCCGCGATCGCTGGCTGAAGTTCAACACAATCAAGATGACGGTGCGCGAGGCTCTAGAGAAGCTTAACGATCTGGTGGACGAATCAGATCCCGATCTGGACCTGCCCAACATCATCCACGCCTTCCAGGCGGCCGAGCGGGCACGCGCCGAGTTTCCGGAGCACGACTGGCTGCATCTGACCGCCCTCATCCACGATCTGGGCAAAATCATGGCCTTCTACGATGAGCCCCAGTGGGCTGTGGTGGGCGACACCTTTGCCGTGGGCTGCCGTTGGGGCGAAAGCATCGTTTACCGGGACGAGAGCTTCGAGGGCAACCCCGATGGCGAGAATCCCGCCTACAACACCGAGCTGGGCATCTACCAGCCCAATTGTGGGGTGGACAACCTGCTGATGTCCTGGGGCCACGATGAGTACATGTATTCGGTGCTGAAGCACAACAAGACCAAATTGCCCCACGTGGCCTGCAACATCATTCGATTCCACTCGTTTTATCCCTGGCACAACGGCGGTGACTACAAACACCTGGAGGCTCCACAGGATGCGGAGACCAAGAAGTGGGTGCTCATCTTCAA TCGCTACGATTTGTACACGAAGAGCGAGGTGGTTCCGGATATCGATGCTTTGTGGCCGTATTACCAGACCCTGATCGATAAATATTTGCCCGGAGTCTTGGAGTTTTGA